A window of Gouania willdenowi chromosome 12, fGouWil2.1, whole genome shotgun sequence contains these coding sequences:
- the zbtb7c gene encoding zinc finger and BTB domain-containing protein 7C, which translates to MVHHREEDLIGIPFPNHSSDVLCSLNEQRRDGLLCDVVLIVRDQEYRTHRSVLAACSQYFKKLFTVATSGGGDSHHTAAVYEIDFVAPESLTAILEFAYTSTLTVTTSNVKEILNAARMLEIPCIIKVCIEIMDSDGKGEGGREEEGEEDEEEEDEDDDEEEEEDEEELGSRKDELEEEEDNISERSLQSSESRGEQTPPVTEDSSPPSTSAYRQHFQLHRESQRPHTIRGKQESMENRALKDFSIESLLQEGLYPRMSTLDRRANFSPLLTSFYPSMWASEFPTFPQQLLDSGHHQLPKTGTSAQTRLPHTLPTSATLEASRPLDLAVKREIIKEEVKEEIPPSLLQSDFLKEFVSSGLGGTTNTRPTPSEGHSLGPIKDEADFRSYLSFLSSASHLGALFPTWQLEEERKIKPKASQQCPICNKVIQGAGKLPRHMRTHTGEKPYMCTICEVRFTRQDKLKIHMRKHTGERPYICLHCNSKFVHNYDLKNHLRIHTGVRPYQCEHCYKSFTRSDHLHRHIKRQSCRISRPRRGRKPAAWRSPPTNNFLCPPTPTTTLFEENRISPSYQGVKNHGLGELLGLGTRGLGFRSADGRGSREERQMEGKNNAEEEKAGAGRQRGVFAFALAGNEVLTHSPFYGPTSDPWTMRLERAPPISEPAK; encoded by the exons ATGGTTCACCACAGAGAGGAGGACCTGATCGGGATCCCCTTCCCAAATCACAGCAGTGACGTCCTTTGCAGCCTGAATGAGCAGCGACGGGACGGGTTGCTGTGCGACGTCGTCCTCATCGTACGGGACCAAGAGTACCGCACCCATCGTTCAGTTCTGGCTGCCTGCAGTCAGTACTTTAAGAAGCTGTTCACTGTGGCCACCAGTGGCGGTGGAGATTCTCATCACACAGCTGCTGTTTACGAAATAGACTTTGTAGCTCCGGAGTCTTTGACAGCAATCCTGGAGTTTGCCTACACTTCCACTCTGACAGTGACGACGTCCAACGTCAAAGAGATCCTGAATGCAGCTCGGATGCTGGAGATCCCCTGCATCATCAAGGTCTGCATAGAGATCATGGACAGCGACGGcaaaggagaaggagggagagaggaagaaggagaagaggatgaagaggaggaggacgaggacgacgatgaggaagaagaagaggatgaggaggagttGGGGTCACGGAAAGATGAGCTCGAGGAAGAGGAGGACAACATCAGTGAGAGGTCACTACAGTCATCGGAGAGCAGGGGAGAGCAGACACCACCGGTGACTGAGGATTCATCGCCTCCAAGCACCTCCGCCTACCGTCAACACTTCCAGCTGCACAGAGAGTCCCAACGTCCACACACCATCCGAGGAAAACAG GAGAGTATGGAAAACAGAGCCTTGAAGGATTTCTCCATTGAATCTCTCCTCCAGGAAGGGCTGTACCCCCGCATGTCGACACTGGACAGGAGGGCCAACTTCTCACCTCTGCTCACAAGCTTCTACCCCTCCATGTGGGCCTCTGAGTTCCCAACATTTCCACAGCAGCTCCTGGACTCTGGCCATCATCAGCTTCCTAAAACGGGAACGTCTGCACAAACCCGACTCCCTCACACCTTACCCACGTCTGCAACACTCGAGGCCTCCAGACCCCTTGATCTAGCTGTGAAGCGGGAAATCATAAAGGAAGAGGTGAAAGAGGAAATCCCACCCAGTCTCCTCCAAAGTGACTTCCTGAAAGAGTTTGTCAGCTCTGGCCTGGGCGGCACAACAAACACCAGGCCGACGCCATCAGAAGGTCATTCACTGGGGCCGATTAAGGATGAGGCAGACTTCCGGTCATACCTGAGCTTCCTAAGCTCTGCGTCGCACCTGGGGGCGCTGTTTCCTACCTGGCAAttggaggaagagaggaagaTAAAGCCTAAAGCTTCACAGCAGTGTCCAATCTGCAATAAAGTCATCCAGGGAGCAGGGAAACTGCCGCGGCACATGAGGacccacacaggagagaagcCATACATGTGCACTATCTGTGAAGTACGATTCACCAG ACAAGACAAACTAAAGATCCACATGCGGAAGCACACAGGAGAACGCCCCTACATCTGCCTTCACTGTAACTCCAAGTTTGTCCACAACTATGACCTGAAGAACCACTTGCGGATCCACACAGGCGTCCGTCCCTACCAGTGCGAGCACTGCTACAAAAGCTTCACGCGCTCAGACCACCTACACCGACACATCAAGAGGCAGAGCTGTCGCATATCCCGTCCACGGCGAGGCCGGAAACCTGCTGCTTGGCGTTCCCCACCCACCAACAACTTCTTGTGTCCCCCCACCCCTACCACCACCCTGTTTGAAGAAAACAGGATTAGCCCCTCATACCAGGGGGTCAAGAACCATGGACTTGGGGAGCTGCTGGGGCTTGGAACTAGGGGTTTGGGGTTTAGGAGTGCAGACGGCagggggagcagggaggagcgacaAATGGAGGGAAAGAACAACGCAGAGGAGGAGAAGGCCGGGGCAGGGAGGCAGAGGGGAGTGTTTGCTTTCGCTCTTGCAGGAAATGAAGTGCTGACCCATTCTCCTTTTTACGGCCCAACCTCTGACCCCTGGACCATGAGACTGGAGCGTGCTCCACCCATCTCCGAGCCAgcaaaatga